CCCGGCGGAGGACGCCTCGTAGAGCTTGTCGATGACCGCCGGGTCGACCAGCGAGTTCATCTTCATCCACACCGCGCCCGGCCGGCCGGCCCGCGCATGGGCGATCTCGGCGTCGATATGGTCGAGGATGCGCTTGCGCAGCGTGATCGGCGAGACGGCGAGGCGGTTCAGCTCCGCCGGCTCCGCATAGCCGGTGATGAAGTTGAAGATCCGCGCCGCGTCGTGACCGATCTCCGGATCCGCGGTGAAGAACGAGAGGTCCGTATAAATCTTCGCCGTGATGGGGTGGTAGTTGCCGGTGCCGATGTGAGTGTAGGTGGCGAGCCTGCCGCCCTCGCGGCGCACGACCATGGAGAGCTTGGCGTGCGTCTTCAGCTCGAGGAAGCCGAACACGACCTGGACGCCGGCGCGCTCCATGTCCTTGGCCCAGCGGATGTTGGCCTCCTCGTCGAACCGCGCCTTGATCTCGACCAGCGCCGTGACCGACTTGCCGGCCTCCGCCGCCTCGATCAGCGCCGCGACGATGGGCGAGTTGGAGGAGGTACGATAGAACGTCTGCTTGATGGCGACGACGTCCGGGTCCTGTGCGGCCTGGCGCACGAACTGGACCACCACGTCGAACGATTCGTACGGGTGGTGGATCACCATGTCCTTGGTGCGGATCGCGGCGAAGACGTCCCCGCCCGCGTCGCGCACGCGCTCGGGGAAGCGCGGGGTGTAGGGCTGGAACTTCAGGTCCGGCCGGTCGAGGCCGACGAGCTGGCCGAGGTCCTTCATCGCCAACATGCCGTCGACCATCATCTGCGCGCTCTCGCCGACACCGAGGCGCTCGCGGATGAAGGCCCGCAGGTCCTCCGGCATCGCGCTCTCGATCTGGATGCGGATGACGTCGCCGCGGCGGCGCCGCTTCAGCGCACTCTCGAAGGTGCGAACGAGGTCCTCCGCCTCTTCCTCGATTTCGAGGTCGCTGTCGCGCACGACGCGGAAGACGCCGGTCTCCAGGATCTCGTGCGCCGGGAACAGGCGGTGAAGGTGCACGCGGATGGCGTTGGCGAGCAGGATGAAGCGCTGCGGCTCTCCCTCCGCGGTGCCCGAGACGCGCACGAAGCGGTCCACCTGCGCCGGGATACGCACGATGGCGACGCGCGCGTCCCCCTCCGGCGCCTTCAGCGAGAGGGCGAGCGAGAGGTTGAGGTTGGGGATGAAGGGAAACGGGTGCGCCGGATCGATCGCGAGCGGCGTGAGCACCGGGAAAATGTGTGTCAGGAAGGTCTGCTCGAGGTGGTCCCGCTCGCGCTCGGTGAGGTCGCCGGGCTCGACGATCTCGATGCCTTCCTTGACGAGGTCGCCGCGCAGCTCCGCGAACTGGCGTTGTTGCTCGCTCTGCAACTTGGCGACGGCCTCGTTGATCTTGTTGAGCTGGCCGGACGGGCTGAGCCCGTCGGCGCTGACCGCGTCCACCCCGGCGCGCTGCTGCGCGATCAGGCCGGCGACGCGCACCATCAGGAACTCGTCGAGGTTGTTGTCGGAGATGGAGAGGAAGCGCAGCCGCTCCAGGAGCGGATGATTGGTGTTGGCCGACTCCTCGAGGACGCGCTCGTTGAAGCCGAGCCAGGAAAGCTCGCGGTTGGTGAAGCGGTCCGGACTGCCGGTCAGGGCCGCGTCCAAGTCGTGGGGGGTGGGGTGATGGTGGGACCCGCTCGCCTCGCCGCCGTCGGCACCCTCGGGGGTGTCGACGAAGGTCGTCGCGCTCGTGTCCGAAGGCGCGCGCGGCGCCTCCTCCGTGTCAGAGATCGCCATGTTCGCCCTCGGCCTCGGTGTGGCTGTCAGCGGGCCTATGGCACAATGTCGTCGGCGTTTGAACCGCCTGTTTTCAAGACTCGTGCAGCAAGCGGCCGAGTGGGTCCCCGCTGCTCCGCCAGGGCCACACGGTCGATCTGGCCGACCATGCGCACGGCGGCGTGCAAGGTGCGCTCCAGCCGCGCCATGAGGAAGGCGACGACGGCCGGATCCGCCGGCAACTGGCGGGCGTGGAAGGCCTCCACGAGGACGCGGCGCAACATCGCGTCGTCGGGCGGCTGCAGCACCGTCTCGGGCGTGGCGCGCAGGCGGGACTCGAGATCGGGCAGAGCGATCCCGGCGCGCGAGCGGGCCGTCAGCAGCAGCGTGGTGCCGGCGGCGCGCACGGCGTTGATGAGGTGGAAGAGCGCGCGCTCGTCCGCCCGGTCCGCGTCGTCCACCACGACGGGGCCGCGGGCGAGCCGGAGCACGTCGACCGCGGCCAACGCCTCGCCGGCGACCAGCGTGGCGCCGGCGTGCTCGGCGAAGACGCGGGCGAGGTGGGACTTGCCGCTCCCCTCGCCGCCGCGCACCATCGCCACCGGGTGCGCCCAGCGCGGCCACTCCTCCACGAGCGCGAAGGCGGCCGCGTTGCAGGGCGCCACGATCGTGGCGTGCGGTGCGTCTTGCGATCCGAGATCGAGCGCGAGCTGTTCCATCAATGCCCCACGGTGACGCTGCGACTTAGGCGCGGATACCCTAGCCGCCGGCGGGCGCTTCGCGATTGGCTGAACGATAGGCTCACCGCTTTCAACACCGTTTGCCCGATTGCCTGTTGACAACCTGTGCGGCACTTGGCCCGTTCGCCCTTTCCTCTCGGCGCGAACCGTGGCAGGTCGCGGGCGACATTTCGGAAGGCATCGATGAACGACCCCCGTGCACGCTACGCCGCCGCCGGCGTGAACGTCGAGGCCGGCGATTCGCTGGTCGAGCGGATCAAGCCGGCCGCCAAGTCCACCGCGCGGCCCGGCTGCGCCCCGGCGCTGGGCGGCTTCGCGGGCCTCTTCGACCTCGGCGCCGCCGGCCACGGCGATTCGCTCCTCGTCGCCTCGACCGACGGGGTCGGCACCAAGCTGCGCCTCGCGGTGGAGACCGGGATGCACCGCGGCGTCGGGATCGACCTCGTCGCGATGTGCGTCAACGACGTGCTCGCCCAGGGGGCCGAGCCGCTGATGTTCCTCGACTACTACGCCACCGGCAAACTCGAGGTCGAGGCCGCGGCCGAGATCGTGGAGGGCATCGCCGAGGGCTGCCGGCAGGCCGGGTGCGCCCTGGTGGGCGGCGAAACTGCGGAGATGCCCGGCCACTACGCGCCGGGCGATTACGACCTCGCCGGCTTCGTCGTCGGCGCCGTGCCGCGCGACCGGGTGCTGCCCCAGGGCGTCGCGGCGGGTGACGCGCTGATCGGCCTCGCCGCATCGGGCGCGCACTCCAACGGCTACTCGCTGATCCGCCGCCTCGCCGCCGACAAGGGGTGGGACCTCTCCGCCCCGTTCGAGGACCAGACCCTCGCCGAAACACTGATGACGCCGACGCGGATCTACGTGAAGCCGGTGCTGGCGGCGGTGGCGGCACATCCGGTGCATGGCATCGCCCACATCACTGGCGGCGGCATCACCGGCAACGTCCCGCGCATGCTGACGGCGGACCTCGCCGCCGCGATCGACCGCACGGCGCTGCCGCCGAGCAAGCTGATGGCCTTCCTCGCCGAGCAGGGCGGCCTGTCGCCGGACGAGATGGAGGCGACCTTCAACTGCGGCACGGGCCTCGTGATGGCGGTGGCTCCGGAGGCGGCGGACGGCGTGATCGCCGACCTGGAAGCCGCCGGCGAGACGGCCGCGCGGATCGGAACGGTGGTGGCGCGCGAGGGCGATGGGCCGCAATGCCTGATTTCGTGACGGACGCGGACGGGCGCGTTCCGATCGCGGTCTTCATCTCGGGCCGCGGCAGCAACTTCGCCGCGCTCGCCGAGGCGGCGGACGACGCGGCATTCCCGGCCCGCATCGTCCTCTGCCTGTCCGACAAGCCGGACGCCAAGGGCCTCGACATCGCGCGACAGCGGGGGATTGCCGTCGCCACGCCGACGCGGGCCGACTACGAGAGCCGCGACGCGTTCGACGCCGCGATGGAGGCCGAGGTCGTGGCCGCCGGGGCGCAGCTCATCTGCCTCGCCGGGTTCATGCGCATCTTGGGGCGGGCGTTCGTGGAGCGCTGGGAGGGCCGGATGCTGAACATCCACCCCTCGCTGCTGCCGGCCTACCGCGGGCTCGACACGCACGCCCGCGCCCTCGCCGACGGGGCGCGCGAGCACGGCGTGACGGTCCACCTCGTGACCCCCGGCCTCGACGAGGGGCCGATCCTCGCCCAGGCGCGCGTCCCGGTGCTGGCGGACGACACCGCCGAGACGCTGGCCGCCCGCGTTCTCGCCGAAGAGCACACGCTCTACCCCGACGCGCTCGCCGCCTACGTCCGCGGCGCCGAACCCCGCCCCCAGGGCTGACGCGCGCACGGCACGCCGACCTCCAATCACCTCCGCAGGCACGGCGCCCCCTCCTCGGGCACCATGGCACGGCGGTCCCCTCGCCTGTTTCATGGTGAAACCCGAGCCCCCGCGGCGTTCCCACCCGGGATAATCGCGTCGCGGCCGGGGATTGGCATGCCATCGGCACGCAAAATGCAAGGGGCTCTCCGATTGGTTCCGGCCCGAGGACCCGCCGCGGCGGCGCCCTCCGCACCCGCGCCGGACGAACGGGAGAGGAGAACTCCGATGACACCTGCCCTCAAGGCGACGCTCATTGCCGCCGGCCTCGCCGTGCCGCTCATCGCCGCGCCCCTTGCCGCCTCGGCCCAGTCGCTCAAGACCGGCGTCGACGGCACGTTCGCGCCGCACGCCTTCCCCACGCTCGACGGCAAGACCGAGGGCTTCAACATGGACCTCGGCGCCGCGCTGGGCGAGGCGCTCGGCACCGAGGTGGAGATCGACGTCACGCAGTGGTCCGGCCTCTTGCCGGGCATGCAGGCTGGCACCTACGACTTCGTCCTGGCGCCGACGACGGTGACGGAGGAGCGGGCCGGCAACATGATCTTCACCGAGCCCTACCTCAACACCGACTTCCAGTTCGTGACGAAGAAGGGCGCGCCGGAGATCACCGATCTGAAGGAGTTCGACGGCAAGGTGATCGCCGTCAACAAGGGCTCGGCCTACGACCAGTGGGCGCGCGACATCGCCGGCGACATCGGCTGGACGGTGGAGTCCTACGGCACCAACCTCGATGCGTTGCAGGCGGTGATGTCGGGCCGGGCGTTCGCCAACGTGGCGGGCAACACCAACTCGGCCTGGGCGGTGAAGACCAACCCGCAGCTCCAGCTCTCGTATCTCTACTCCACGGGCAAGGTGTTCTCGATCCCGCTGCGGACCGACAACACCGAGCTGCGCGCCAAGCTCGACATGGCGCTGGAGTGCCTGAAGGAGAGCGGCAAGCTCGCCGAGCTGCACGAGAAGTGGTTCGGCTACGCGCCGGCGGCCGATTCGGCGACGGCGACGATCTACCCCGGCGTCGGCATCCCGGACATGCCGGGCTACGACGCCACCGAGCACGAGCTGTCCTGCTCCTGAGCCTCGCGCCCGGTGTACCGGGCACCCCCGGAGCCGGCCCGCGCGGCCGGCCCGCTTTTTGTGTCACAGTGGATCGTTCAGTTGGCCACCCAGCAACCCATTCTCGACGTGCGCGGTCTCATCAAGCGCTTCGGCACGACGGAAGTGCTCAAGGGCATCGACCTCGCGGTGCACGCGCAGGAACTCGTCTTCGTGATCGGCCCGTCGGGGTCCGGCAAGTCGACCCTCTTGCGGTGCTGCAACCGGCTGGAGGAACCGACCGACGGCTCGATCCGCTTCGCCGGGCAGGAGCTCCTCGCCCATGACGTGGACATCAACGCCATGCGGCGCCGCATCGGCATGGTGTTCCAGTCCTTCAACCTCTACCCGCACATGACGGCGCGCGGGAACGTCATGCTGGCGCTGCGCAAGGTGCTGAAGCTTCCGCGCGAGCAGGCACGGGCGGAGGCGGACGCGGCGCTGGACCGCGTCGGCCTCGCCGACCGTGCCGACCATCACCCCAACGCGCTGTCGGGCGGGCAGCAGCAGCGCGTCGCCATCGCCCGCGCGCTGGCGCTCAAGCCGGAGGTGATGCTGTTCGACGAACCGACGTCGGCGCTCGACCCGGAACTGGTCGGCTCGGTTCTGGCGGTGATGCGCGACCTGAAGGCGGACGGGATGACGATGATGGTCGTCAGCCACGAGATGCGCTTCGCCCAGGACGCGGCCGACCGAGTGGTGTTCATGGACGGCGGGGTGATCGTCGAGCAGGGGCCGCCGGCGCAGATCTTCACCGCCCCGGCGCACGAGCGAACCCAGGCCTTCCTGGCGCGGGTTCTGAATTGACGCGGCGTTTCGCAGCGAGGCGCGCGGAGACACGCCATGCAGCCTGACCGCTGGTCGATCTTCCTCGACACGTTCTTCAAAGCCTCGGTGATCGACAAGTACCTTCCGTCGATCGCGTCGGGCGTCATCATCACGATCCAGATCGCGGGGCTGGTCGTGGTCACCGGGATCGGCCTCGGCCTCCTGCTGGCGCTGGTCCGCGCCTACCGGATCCGGGCGATCAACGTGCTGATCGTGGTGCTGGTGGACATGTTCCGCGCACTGCCGCCGCTGGTGCTGATCCTCGTCATCTACTTCGGCCTGCCGAACGTCGGCATCGCGCTGCCCAATTTCGTCGTCTTGTGGCTGGTGCTGATGCTGGTGCTGGCGGCGTTCGCGGAAGAGATCTTCTGGGCCGGCATCACCGCGACGCCGAAGGGGCAATGGGAGGCGGCCCGCTCCACCGGCCTCGGCTTCACGCAGACGCTGGTGTTCGTGGTGATGCCGCAGGCGGCGCGCATCACCATCCCGCCGCTGACCAACCGCACCATCGCGATCACCAAGAACACCGCGCTCGGGACGGTGATCGGCGTGCCGGAGATCCTCAACCAGGCGACGACGGCGACCTCGTTCGCCGGCAGCGCGACGCCGTTGATGATGGGCGCTGTCGCCTACCTCGTCCTCTTCATTCCGGTCGTGATCTTCGGGCGCTGGCTCGAGACGCGCTTTGCCTGGAAGCGCGCCTGATGGACCAGCTTCTCGATCAGTTCTTCAACGTGCCGATCATGCTGAAGACCTTCCCGCTCCTGGTGAAGGGACTGTGGATGACGCTGTCGGTCTGCGCCATCGTGGTGCCGGTCGGGCTGGTCGCGGGACTGCTCGTCGCGCTCGCGGCCACCAGCCAGCGCCGCTGGCTGCGCGTCCTCACCGTGCCCTATGTCGACCTCTTTCGCGCCGTGCCGCCGCTGGTGCTCCTCATCTTCATCCACTCGGGGCTGCCGTTCGCGGGGGTGAACCTGACGCCGTTCCAGTCGGTGACCTTGGCGTTCCTCCTCAACAACTCGGCCTTTTACGGGGAGATCTACCGGGCGGGACTGGAGAGCATCGGCGCGGGCCAGCGGGAGGCGGCGCGCTCCACCGGGCTGACGGTGTTCCAGACCAACCTCTACGTCGTCATCCCGCAGGCGGTGCGCAACGTGCTGCCGGATCTGCTCTCCAATACGATCGAGGTCGTGAAGCTGACCTCGCTCGCCAGCGTCGTGGCCTTGCCGGAGCTGCTCTATTCGGCGGACATGGCACGGTCTATTACCTTCAACGCCTCGCCGCTGGTTCTGGCGGCGTGCTTCTACCTCGTCCTGCTGTGGCCGGTGGTGCGGCTTCTGAGCCGCCTGGAACGCCGTGTCGCAGGCTGATCGCCCAAGGAGACCTTCATTGCGTACCGTGACCGTCGGAGCCGCGCAGCTCGGCCCCATCCAGAAAGCGGAGGGCCGGCAGGAAGTCGTCGCCCGCATGATCGCCCTCCTGGACGATGCGGCCGCCAAGGGCTGCGATCTCGTCGTCTTTCCGGAGCTGGCGCTGACGACCTTCTTCCCCCGCTGGTACATGACCGACGAGACCGAGGCCGACGCCTGGTTCGAGACCGAGATGCCGAACGCGGCGACGCAGCCGCTGTTCGACCGTGCCGCGGAGCACGGCGTCGCTATCTCCTTCGGCTACGCGGAGAAGACGCCGGACGGGCACCACTTCAACACCTCGATCCTCACCGACAAGGCGGGAACGATCGTCGGCAAGTACCGCAAGACCCACCTCCCCGGCCACGCCGAGTACGACGAGGAGCGCGCGTTCCAGCACCTCGAAAAGCGATACTTCGAACCGGGCGACACGGGCTTCCCGGTCTGGCGCGTGCTGGACGGGATCATGGGCATGTGCATCTGCAACGATCGCCGGTGGCCGGAGGTCTACCGGGTGATGGGCCTGCAAGGCGTCGAGATGGTGATGCTCGGCTTCAACACGCCGTCGGTGAACAGCCAGAAGCCCGGCGAGGGGCTGGAGCAGCGCATGTTCCACCACAAGCTCTCGCTGCAGGCCGGCGCCTACCAGAACTCCACCTGGGTGATCGCCGTGGCCAAGGCGGGCGACGAGGACGGGCACCATCTGATGGGGGGGACGGTGATCGTCGATCCCAACGGCCAGATCGTCGCCGAGGCGACGAGCGAGGCGGACGAGCTGATCGTCCACCCCTGCGACCTCGACGACACGCGCTTCGGCAAGGAGACGATCTTCGACTTTGCGCGTCACCGCCGGATCGAGCACTACGGCCTGATCACCAGCCGCACCGGCGCCGAGCCGCCCGCCCGATGAGCGCCCGCCCCACGCTGGACGGAGGCCTCGACGTCGCCCTCGCCGATCTCGCGCAGCGCGACCGCTACAAGGTGCTGTGCAGCGTCGTCATCCCGCGCCCGATCGCGCTGGTGACGACGCTCGCGCAGAACGGCGCGGTGAACGCCGCCCCCTTCTCGTTCTTCAACGTCTTCTCCGAGGCGCCGCCGCTGGTGGTGCTGGGTCTGCAGTCGCGCGAGGGGGCGATGAAGGACACCACCGCCAACGTGCGCCGCACGGGCGAGTTCGTGGTCAACCTCGTCTCGGAGGACATCGCCGAGGCGATGAACCGTTGCGCGGTCGATTTCCCGGCGGACGTCGGCGAGCTGGCCTACGCCGGCCTCACGCCGTCCCCGTCGCGCGACGTCGCCCCGCCGGCGATCGCCGAGGCGCCGGTCGCGCTGGAGTGCCGGCGGTTCATGATGGTCAACGTCTCGCAGGAGCGCGACCTGCTGGTGGGAGAAGTCACCCGCGTGCGCGCACGCCCCGGCCTGATCGACCCCGAGACGCTCTACGTCGACGTCGACGCCTACAAGCCCGTCGCCCGCCTGTTCGGCAGCTCCTATGCGACGCTGGGCGAGCCCTACTCGATGACACGCGAGGCCTACGACCCCGCCATCCACGGCACCGGGTCGCGATGACGAACGCCCCGGCCGAGACGGCTCGGCCGGGGCGCCGGGTTTCGTCTTGGAGGCGCTGGGCGGCGCCCCGTCAGGCGCCGGTGCCCAGGTGCGGCAGCGGATCGACCGGGGTTGAGCTGCGGCGCAGCTCGAAGTGGAGCTGCGGCTTGTCGACGGAGCCGGTGCTGCCGACGGCCGCGATCGCCTGCCCCTTCTTCACCGTATCGCCGCGCGACACCTTCAGCTCCGAGTTGTGGGCGTAGGCCGAGACCCAGTCCCCGTCATGCTGGATGAGGACGAGGTTGCCGTATCCCTCGAGTTCGTTGCCGGCGTAGATGACTTTGCCGTTGCCCGCCGCGTGCACCGGCGTCCCCACCGGCGCGGCGAGGTTGATGCCGTCGTTGCGGTCGCCGGACGCCTGCTTGCCGAAGCCGACGAGGATGGCGCCACGCAGCGGCCAGCCGAACCCGCTCGACTGGTCGGCCTGGGGCTGGGCGGCGGCCGGCGGGGTCGCACCGGCCTGCGGCGCGGCGCCGGCGGCGGGCTGCTGCGACACCGGAGCGCTCGGAGCGGCCTCGGCCGGGGCGCTCGGTTGCGGGTCCAGCATGGCGAGCTGCGTGTCGCCCTGGGGGGCGGTCGCGGCCGGCTGCGCGGCGACCTGCGTGCCGCCCGTGCCGGGGATTCGCAGCGACTGGCCGGCCTGGACCTGCGTGTCCGGGCTGATGCCGTTCAGCGTGGCGATCGAGATGTGGGACACGTTGTACGTGCGGGCGAGAGAATAGAGCGTCTCGCCGGGCTGCACGGTGTGACGCTGCTCGGCCGCCTGCTGGTTCAGCGTCCGGGGCGGCGAGCCGAGCGCCATCTCCTGCGCACTGAGCTGCGAGGGCGTCTCGGGGATGGAGGCCGGCCCCATCGCGGGGGTGACGGTCGGCTCGTCGACCCGCACGTAGGTCGGAATGATGACGCGCGAGCCGGGGCGAATGTCGAGCGGGTTGGAGAGCCGATTGGCCTCCAGGATTACGTCGACCGGGACGTTGAAGCCCTGCGAAAGGGTCTCGGCGGTGTCGCCGGGAGACACTTCGACGATCGGCGCCCCCTCGACCGTCCAGCCCCGCTGGCGCAGCGAGGCGGGGGTGGTGATGGGCTGCGAGGCCATGCCCTGCTGGCTGCTCAGCGGGGCGAGATCCCGCGACTCGATCGGCATGGCGCCGGTCGACTCGGGCGGGTTGTTGGCGGCGAACAGCGAGGCTCCCGGCACGTTCACTCCGCCGCCCGAGCACCCCGCCGCCAGTGCGCAAACTCCGAGTACCGCACTGAGATTGATTGCAGTTTTGCCCAAGCCGCCCGTATGCCGTCCGCGCATGACTCGCACCCTTCCGCGCCTAGAAAATACGCGTCCACTTAGGGGCTGACGGGCTTACCGAGATCTTAAGGTGCTCGGCAGAATGCTTCAGGTTCGAGTGGTTTGGGCTTCACTCATGCGATGAAGCGTGGGGTTGTTGCGATGGTGTCACAACCGGCCCGCCGGACCCGGCACCAGCGGCACGAACCGCACGTCGGCGATCCGCTCGCCGACGAGGCCGCCGTCCGCCTTGCGGCACTTCATCAGCTCCTGCACTGCCCCGTCCTCGCCGACCGGAGCCACCAGGATGCCCTCCGGTGCCAGCTGCTCGACCAGCGCCTCGGGAACCGCGGGGGCGGCGGCGGTGACGATGATCCGGTCGTAGGGCGCGTGCTCGGCCCACCCGTCGTGCCCGTCGCCGACGCGGATGGCGACGTTGGCGACCTTGAGGACGGCCAGCCGCTCACGCGCCAGATCCGACAGCAGGCGGAAGCGCTCGACCGAATAGACGTGCCCGGCGAGGCGAGCGAGGATCGCGGTCTGGTAGCCCGACCCGGTGCCGATCTCGAGGACGGTGACGTCCGGTGTCAGCTCCAACGCCTCGGTCATGCGCGCGACGATGGCGGGTTGGGAGACGGTCTGCCCGCAGTCGATCGGCGCGGCGCGATCGGCGTAGGCGAGCGCCTTGTGGGCCGCGCCCAGGAAGAGCGAGCGCGGCACCGATTCGAGCGCGGCGAGCACCTTGTGGCCGGCGACGTTCTGCCGGCGCAGGCTCATCGCCAGCTCGGCACGCGCGATCGCCTCTTCCTCCGGTGTCATCGCCGCGCCCCCGTCCTCATGCCGCCCTGGTCAGCCCTCGGCCTCGATCCGCTCGAACCCGGTATAGGGCACCAGCACCTCCGGCACACGGATCGCGCCGTCCGCCTCCTGGTAGTTCTCCATCACCGCGATCAACGCGCGGCCGACGGCGACGCCCGAGCCGTTCAACGTGTGGACGAACTGCGGCGCCGCGTCCGGTTCCGGCCGGTAGCGCGCGTTCATGCGCCGCGCCTGGAAGTCGCCGCAGACCGAGCAGGACGAGATCTCGCGGTAAGTCGCCTGTCCCGGCAGCCACACCTCGATGTCATAGGTGCGGCGGGCACCGAAGCCCAGGTCGCCGGTGGACAGCGTGACCACGCGATAGGCCAGCCCCAGCGCCTTCAGGATGCCTTCGGCGCAGGCCGTCATCCGCTCCTGCTCCTCCAGCGCCGCCTCCGCGGTGGTGATCGAGACCAGCTCGCACTTGGTGAACTGGTGCTGGCGCAGCATGCCGCGCACGTCCCGCCCGGCCGAGCCCGCCTCGGAGCGGAAGCACGGGGTCAGCGCCGTCACGCGCAGCGGCAGCCGGCGCCCGTCGAGGATCTGGCCGGCGACGAGGTTGGTGAGCGGCACTTCGGCGGTCGGAATCAGCCAGCGCCCGTCGGTGGTCCGGAAGAGGTCGTCGGCGAACTTGGGGAGCTGCGCGGTTCCGAAGACGGCCTCGTCGCGCACCAGGAGCGGCGGCGAGACCTCGGTGTAGCCGTTCACCTCGGTGTGCGTGTCGATCATGAACTGGCCGAGCGCGCGCTCCAGGCGGGCGAGCTTGCCGGTCAGCACCGTGAAGCGCGAGCCGGCGATGCGCCCGGCGGTCTCCACGTCCATCAGGCCGAGCGCCTCGCCGATGGCGTCGTGCTCCTTGACCTCGAAGTCGAACACCGGCGGCTCGCCGACGCGGCGCAGCTCGACATTGTCGCTCTCGTCCGCGCCGACGGGCACCTCGTCGAGCACCATGTTGGGGAGCGCGGCCAGCTCGTCGTGCAGCTTGGCGTTGACCTCGCGCTCCTGCTCCTCGCCGGACTGGATGGTGGCCTTCAGGTCCGCCACCTCGCCGATGAGGCGCTGCGCCTCCTCCTCGTTCTTGGTGGCCTTGGCCTTGCCGATGGCCTTGGAGGCGGCGTTGCGGGCGGTCTGGGCCTCCTGCAGGCGGGTGACGATCGCGCGGCGCTCGTCGTCCAGCTGCAGCAGCCGGGAGGCAGCGGGCGGGGCCCCGCGTTTGGCGAGGGCGGCGTCGAAGGCGTCGGGCGCATCCCGAACGGCGCGAATGTCGAACATGATCGAGGCTCGGTTCCTTAAGTCTTGCGCCCCTCTTAACGAGTGCGGCGGGATGGCTCCAGTGGCAGGGCGCACCGACGCCGCACGGACACCGCTCCGGCGCCGTACCGATGCGTTGACGACACCGCCCCGCGGGGCCACCCTTGCACGTCTCCCGCCCCCCGGCGGGGACGCTCGCCCACCTCGCCACCCCCGGCCCGGACCGATCGCCCGATCGCCAGCCACCACCGCCATGACCGACCGGCTCCCGGGCCGAGCGGCCCGGATAGAGAAGCGCTTTCATGGACCTCACCGTCCCAACGATCTTCGACGGTCACAACGATGTT
This portion of the Acuticoccus sp. I52.16.1 genome encodes:
- a CDS encoding N-carbamoyl-D-amino-acid hydrolase, with the protein product MRTVTVGAAQLGPIQKAEGRQEVVARMIALLDDAAAKGCDLVVFPELALTTFFPRWYMTDETEADAWFETEMPNAATQPLFDRAAEHGVAISFGYAEKTPDGHHFNTSILTDKAGTIVGKYRKTHLPGHAEYDEERAFQHLEKRYFEPGDTGFPVWRVLDGIMGMCICNDRRWPEVYRVMGLQGVEMVMLGFNTPSVNSQKPGEGLEQRMFHHKLSLQAGAYQNSTWVIAVAKAGDEDGHHLMGGTVIVDPNGQIVAEATSEADELIVHPCDLDDTRFGKETIFDFARHRRIEHYGLITSRTGAEPPAR
- a CDS encoding flavin reductase family protein, coding for MSARPTLDGGLDVALADLAQRDRYKVLCSVVIPRPIALVTTLAQNGAVNAAPFSFFNVFSEAPPLVVLGLQSREGAMKDTTANVRRTGEFVVNLVSEDIAEAMNRCAVDFPADVGELAYAGLTPSPSRDVAPPAIAEAPVALECRRFMMVNVSQERDLLVGEVTRVRARPGLIDPETLYVDVDAYKPVARLFGSSYATLGEPYSMTREAYDPAIHGTGSR
- a CDS encoding peptidoglycan DD-metalloendopeptidase family protein, whose protein sequence is MNVPGASLFAANNPPESTGAMPIESRDLAPLSSQQGMASQPITTPASLRQRGWTVEGAPIVEVSPGDTAETLSQGFNVPVDVILEANRLSNPLDIRPGSRVIIPTYVRVDEPTVTPAMGPASIPETPSQLSAQEMALGSPPRTLNQQAAEQRHTVQPGETLYSLARTYNVSHISIATLNGISPDTQVQAGQSLRIPGTGGTQVAAQPAATAPQGDTQLAMLDPQPSAPAEAAPSAPVSQQPAAGAAPQAGATPPAAAQPQADQSSGFGWPLRGAILVGFGKQASGDRNDGINLAAPVGTPVHAAGNGKVIYAGNELEGYGNLVLIQHDGDWVSAYAHNSELKVSRGDTVKKGQAIAAVGSTGSVDKPQLHFELRRSSTPVDPLPHLGTGA
- a CDS encoding protein-L-isoaspartate(D-aspartate) O-methyltransferase gives rise to the protein MTPEEEAIARAELAMSLRRQNVAGHKVLAALESVPRSLFLGAAHKALAYADRAAPIDCGQTVSQPAIVARMTEALELTPDVTVLEIGTGSGYQTAILARLAGHVYSVERFRLLSDLARERLAVLKVANVAIRVGDGHDGWAEHAPYDRIIVTAAAPAVPEALVEQLAPEGILVAPVGEDGAVQELMKCRKADGGLVGERIADVRFVPLVPGPAGRL
- the serS gene encoding serine--tRNA ligase; this translates as MFDIRAVRDAPDAFDAALAKRGAPPAASRLLQLDDERRAIVTRLQEAQTARNAASKAIGKAKATKNEEEAQRLIGEVADLKATIQSGEEQEREVNAKLHDELAALPNMVLDEVPVGADESDNVELRRVGEPPVFDFEVKEHDAIGEALGLMDVETAGRIAGSRFTVLTGKLARLERALGQFMIDTHTEVNGYTEVSPPLLVRDEAVFGTAQLPKFADDLFRTTDGRWLIPTAEVPLTNLVAGQILDGRRLPLRVTALTPCFRSEAGSAGRDVRGMLRQHQFTKCELVSITTAEAALEEQERMTACAEGILKALGLAYRVVTLSTGDLGFGARRTYDIEVWLPGQATYREISSCSVCGDFQARRMNARYRPEPDAAPQFVHTLNGSGVAVGRALIAVMENYQEADGAIRVPEVLVPYTGFERIEAEG